The sequence below is a genomic window from Deltaproteobacteria bacterium.
AATCTCATGGCCGCGGACACTCATCTTGGTGACGCCAAAGGCATCCTCGATCACTTTGCGCAGCATTTTCGTGACAAAGCGACGCTGATCGTCCCAGTTCCAATACGCCGCGTAAAACTCCAGCATGGTGAAGTCTTGTAGGTGAGCGTGCGAGATCCCCTCGTTGCGGAAACACCGGGCAAATTCAAAAACGCGGTCCATACCGCCACCCACGAGGCGCTTGAGCCAAGTCTCGGGCGCAATGCGCAGAGTGCACTCAATATCGAGCGCATTATGATGCGTGTAAAAAGGTCGCGCCAAAGCTCCCGACGGCGTTGTCTGCAGTACAGGTGTCTCGACTTCTAAAAAGCCCTCGTCCTCCAGGACGCGCCGCAGCACACGAATGACGGCTATGCGTTTTAGGGCTACTTCCCGCGCCTCAGGGTTCATCACGAGATCGAGATAACGCTGCCGATACCTGGTCTCGACATCTTCGATGCCGTGAAACTTTTCCGGGAGCGTTTGAATAGCCTTATTGAGCAACGCAAACTGCCGTACTTGAATTGTCAGCTCACCCGTACGCGTGATGAAAAGATCGCCTTCGACACCGACAAAGTCACCGATGGCGACGTCGTCCTTAAAGGATTCGAAAATCGCCGCGCTTTCACCGCCCTTGTTCAGATAGACTTGGATCCGACCGGTCACGTCGTGGAGCTGCGCAAAGATGGCCTTGCCCATCTCACGCTTGGCGACCACACGCCCCGCCGTCTTGACGGCGACCTTGGGTCCGTCACCATGACCTGGGGCAACCTGCTCCCGCAGCGCTTGCACGGCTGCCGCCGTATGAGTCTTGTCAAAGCGGTCCTGAAACTTACCAGCGGCAACAGCATCTCGGTATTGTTTAGTCTTAAGTTCAACAATTTCGCTAGCCACTGGCAAACTCCTCCGACACCTCAGCGGTGGGTAATATCTGATACAACGAGCCCCCCATAGTGCGGCAGCCTACGGCCCGCCGCAAGGGAAATCAGGCACGGTCCCAGGGCAAACGAATCGGCTGCGGCGCCCGCGGTTGACCCGCAGCCTTTTGCCTTTTTGCCGCTGCGACAAAGGGGCCGACACCGTCAGTCACGTAGGGCAACTTATCGATGGTTCCGGGCTCAAGCCAGCTGAGAGGAGGCTTAGCCTTGAGACCAGCCACACGGTCTTTGACGTAGTCTTGAGGTCGTCTGAAGCCGGTGGCACTTGCCGCCGTGGCTGGCCCGCCCTTGGCAAGGGCTGCAGCCCTAGGCACTACCTCCAGATATACAGGGATCAAGCTGGCGTAAGCGAAATTAATGAGCGTTTCAAGTTGCTCGGCTATGTGGGGCTCCCACAGGCCATCAACGTTGCCGATGCATATAATTTGAGGTGCTGGAGCCCCTGCAGGCGGCAGGATCTCGCCGGCCTTAGTTTGCTTCAGGATGACCACGTGTGGTTTCAGGGCAAAGCGCCATGCCGCCGTCACAGCTATGGTCCAGGGTGACACGGCTAAACCAGGGCGCGGCCCCGTCCACGCGAGTCCACGAGCCGCGTGCCCGCCCGCCATGGCAGCAAGGCGTCGCCGGCATACCAAAAGCTGCTCTGGCTCGTTTGCTAAGAGTGGCCACTGTGCCTGGAACTGATCGGGTGCCGTGGTCTGCCACTGTGTCGCCGTCTGCCTGAGTAGACGTAGACGCTGCGCCAAGGCACAAGCATAGGTCACGTCTTGACGCTCGTCGAGCCTGAGCCCGGTCCCACTGCAGCAGCTAAAGTAGTTAGGTGCGGCGATCGGCGGCTGCGCCTGTAGGTCGATCCCAGGTAGGACTCCTGGCACCTGCGCATCTTGCAGCAGCGTTAGCCGGCACGATCCACCACCGCTACCGACGGCCATTAGTAGGCGCCTCCGCGTCGCAACTCTTCACGTCTGTAGTCGTCGCCGCGCAGCTCGACAAAGCTACACATCTCGGCCAAGCGCGAAAATATACGCACACCAATCCGCTGCTCTAAGTTGGTAAACCTATCACCAGCAAAGGCCGTAGAGCTGCTGGTCGGTGCATCGTCAAGGTTGCCATGCACTTCAAAATTGCGCCCGCGCAGTTTGTAGTTAGTCGATGCAATGATCGGCTTATTTTGGTTGTAGCGCCCACAGACCAGCTGATCGAGGATGGTGAGCTCGAAGTCGTTATTGCGACCCTTACCCAATTCGTCGATAAACAGCACGTCGACATCGATAAGCGGTGCGAGCTGAGCAGCATCCGCCTTGCCTTGCGAGAATCCTGCCTTTAATTCACCGAGTAGCTGGAAGAAGTCGGTAAATCGAACGCTCCACCCCTTCTCGGCAAAATCCTTGGCCAACGCCGCAAGCAGATAGGTCTTACCCACGCCAACCGGACCCTCGATGATGAAACCCTTACCGGCGCCACCAGACAGCACGTCTCCAGGCGCAAAACGGCTGCGCCACGATCTGAGTTCAGCCACCACTTGCTGACCGTTGCCGCTGAAATTACGGAACTTTTCCACCTCAGCACCGGCGTAGCGGGCGGGAATCATACCGGCATTAATCAGATTGGCCACTACATTAGGCATGGGCGTATGGCACGGCCTTGAATGGTTGCCCTCGACCAAACGGGCCCGACCAAGGCAAGCCGGGCATGCCGCCACACAGCTGCATATGCTGGCATGGGCCAAAGGCCCCTGAGTACCGACCTGGTAGCCTCGACCACCGCAGCAGCTGAGCGATCGCTTCAGATTGCATGACGGCGACGGCGCTGGGCCCGAGCTCGCGGTCGCAAAATCGCGGCTGATCTTAATTTTCTTGTCACGAGCCACTACGTCACTCATCTGTCTACTCCGACCACTAAGACCACAACGACCACTTGGGGCCGGACGCCCATCACTGGTCCTATCGCATTTGACCAAAGTTTAAAAGGAGTCTGACAGACGAGACCGAAAAAGCTTAAACTAATCAGAGTCGTTCCCCCGCCGGGGACGAGCCTAGACAGCTAGGGATGGCCAGGGAGGCAGAGCGCCATGTTGGTGGTTGTTAATATCCGTATCCCCGAGAGTGAATTTGAATTCGGGTACGCGCGTGGCTCGGGACCTGGCGGCCAAAACGTCAACAAGGTCAATAGTAAGGTCGTCTTGACGTGGAACTGCCAGACCTCCCCTTCCCTCACGCCTGCGGTCAAAAAGCGTTTCCTCGAACGCTACGCCAGTCGGCTCCGTAGTGACGGGGCCGTGGTCATTAGTAGTGATCGTTTTCGCGATCAAAAACGTAACGCTGATGATTGCCGGGACAAGTTGGCGGCGATGATCGAAGAGGTCCGCCTTGCTCCCATCGAGCGGCGTCCTACCAAGCCTACGCGTGGTAGTAAGGAGCGCCGGCTCCAGACCAAAAGTCGCGACAAAGCCAAGAAGGAGTCGCGGCGTAAAGTCGACTACTGAGGTATCGTGCGCCGCTCGGGTGCGCTCAAGCCGCGGTCATACCTGCGCTGCGTTGATACTTGGCCTTATGTTGCTTGTATTCCCGCATTAGCGATTCGCTACGTGGATAGCGTGCGTACCAGTAATGTTTGATCTTAAGCCAGTCACGATCAAGGAGGCTAAATTCCTGTTTGAGCGTTTCATCGGTCACTCGATTAACGGCCACCTGTAGTTCTACAAACTCATCAAGACTACACGGCTCAATGGAGCTGGCGCCGTCCTCCAAAGGTAGCGGTGGCATCGAGAATCTTGCTGGAGAGTTCCAGAAGTTACTGATCATCAGCCAATCGGGCAAACGCAGGTGAAACTCACGCTGCAACATCGTCTCAACTGCAGCATTGATCGTGCACTCAATCTGGGTAAACCGCTCCAATGTGCACGGGTCACGACTGACGCGGATTTTTGTCGGACCGCTGCCGCGCGGCACTTCTGGAGTTTTGAATACGGGCAAACTCTGCGGCGATGCCGCGGCCTGATGATCGGGCTCTACCATGGCTTCTTTGAGGATCGCTTCGCTGATTTTAGCCTTCTCTGGCAGACGCCTGACTGCTGAGGAAAACGGAGCTATGGTTCTGATCAAAGACACCGCTGATGGCAGGTTTTCAACTTGTTTCGGTTTTGCTTCGATATCAACGCCAGCTTCTGGCGCACGACGCCGTGCGCGCCAACGCCAGACTGCTGCCACGGTACCAGCGAGGAGTGTCAACAATCCGGTAAGAACATAGTTGCCGGACCCTACGGCTTTCTCGCGTTTAAATTTAGACGATGGAGGAGTCCAAGGACGTGCACTTCCAGCAACGGGACTAACGGTGGGCACAGACCCCACCCCGGGGCGAGCCGGCTGCCAATTTCGTTTCAGTTGACTGGCTGGGAGGGCAGGACGCACCATCCGCTGGACCGGTGCTGTTTGTCTGTACTGTTTAGCTCTGCCTTGAGGAGCCGCTTCGGCATCGAGCCACGTGGCACCCACCGTGGCGGCCACGCTGATCAAAACAGCGCGCGCACGGTGGCCGCTACGTGGCCAAATCGACAGCTTCACTCCACACCCAAACATGCCGGCTCCCCATGTTCCCCTTGCACCCCCTCGCTCTGAATAGGGGGTTCCAAGGATGCTATCGGCAGCAGGATAGGTCGGCTTTAAGTTTCCGTAGCAGGGATGAGCCCCTATGAGAGATTGATGAGCTGAATCGGCATAGTTTTTTTTGCCGCATGTATGCTAACTACATGAAATTATTGATCCCAAATTTGTGGATATCATGACTGGCCAGTCAGCCAGATTGAAGCGATGTCTGTAACAATCTAATATTACGACATAATTCAGGACACCGCCAAGATATTGGCACTGTCCGGTGTGCTCACCTAAAGTCTAAATAACAAGTCTGGAAGGGTAATTTGCAGCGATGTCGGTGGTGGACCTAAGGTTTACCACCAGGTCGGGTGGATTGCCAGTGCTGCCAAGGATGGCGGCAAGCTCCGGGACTCTAACTTGTACATTGGAGGAGGGGACCATGAGTACGCAGGCATCCCGTGCACCGCAAGTTTGGAAACTTTGGACTTTGGGTCTGTGCACCCTTTTGACCGCTGGAAGCGCAAGCGCTATCACCGCCCCCCAAGGTGACAGTGCGATGTTGGGTAAGATTGATGCTGCTAAGGTAGGGATTCGCACCCTCCGTCCCAAAGCCATCACGGCCCTGACGGAGTCACTAAATACATTTGCCGATGGTGGCGAAGCACGTGTACGCGTTGACACTCGTTCGGGAGCGCCCCGCCTTATCAGCGGCGCACCTCTGATGTTCGGTGCGTCGTTTACCGGTATGGCTGAAGCCGATTACATCGCTACAGCGCGTCGTTATGTGGAAGATCATGCGAGCGATCTGGGATTCACTCCCGCAGATATGCGTCTTAACGAGACTGCAACACTGATCGCGAAAGATGTTCAGCTGGTTAGCTTCAAGATCACGCGTGGTGGTCTTGAGATCCAAGATGCCAATGTCGACTTCCGCTTCAAAAACGGTCAGCTCGTCCAGGTTGCCAACAAGTCCTACGGCGAGGCGCAAGTTGAAGATCATGCCACTGAATTTGCGGGTCTCGAAGACGTAGTCGAGAAAAACCTCAAGCCTAAGTCGTTAGCTCGCAACCGTGAACTCTACCGTGTGGTACCCAGTGATCGTGGATACACCCTCAAAAAAGTGGTTGAATTCAACGCCCTCACTGACGAAGGCAAGCTCTACGTGGTCGAGGTTGAGGCCGGAAGCGGCGCACTCTTCGAGGTACGCCCTACAGAGTTTAATTTTGATGGCGTAGCTCGCGGTGAAGTCTATCAGCGCACTTACTACAAAGAGCGTGCGGTAGTGATGCCGTACCGCGATCTTAGCGTCAATTACAGTGGTGGCGGTGTCACCACTGATGAGCAAGGCCACTTCAGCGGGCTACCCAACAAGGCCGAACCTTCGCTGAACGGATTCCGCGGGAAATTCGTGAACGTACGCACTAACTCCGGTGCTACCGTCAAGATTGACGGCGCCAAAGACGGCGACGAGTGGACCCTTCAGTTCAGCCGCTCGTCAAACGAGGACACGTCAGCTGATAAGACCATGGCGCAGTCCATGACCTTCTTCCATCTGAATAAAGAAATCCAACACGCCAAGAAGTGGATCAACCCACGTTGGTTTACGCGCCCACTGACCGCCAATGTAAACTTACGCCAAAGCTGTAACGCTTACTGGGACGGCTCCACGGTGAACCTGTTCTCCGCAGGTAATGGCTGCGCCAACACCGGTCTTATCGCCGATGTCTTCTACCACGAGTGGGGACACGGCCTGCATGCCAACACGAGTGGGATTGACGATCGCGCATACTCTGAGGGGTTCTCCGATGCTTGCGCCTTGCTCCTAACACGCAGTAATCTTGTCGGCCCGGGATTCCGTCTAGCTAACGGCGCTCCCGTCCGTGATCTCACGACTCTCAAGGTTTACCCGAAAGACGCTGACACCGAAGTTCACCAAGAGGGCCTCATCATTGCTGGCGCTTACTGGGACCTCTTCAACGAGCTCAAAGATGAGTTCGGCGAGGCGCAGGCCGTCGACACCCTGTCTAACTTTGTGTTCAAGGCGATCTACACGACGCACGCCTACACCGACGTGTACGATGCACTTCTGACCATCGACAGCGACGGCGGTAATTCACTGGGTAAATCAAAGCACTTCTGTCACATCAACCGGGCTTTCGCACGCCACGGTTTGGCTGACGCTGACGGTAGCTGCGGCTGAACCTAAAGATTAGTCCGATATACGGTAGACATGGACCAGGAACTCCAGGGAGAACGGTGACGTTCTCCCTTTTTCACGCTATCTGCTGCGCGAGCTCGTCCAAACTTGCCACTTCGGTTATGGCAGGCACGTGGGCAGAAATCAGAGCAAATATCTTTGCCGTTCTCAACTTGCTGCCGCCATAGATTTTTAGGCCGTAAACATAGCCGCCATCATGTTCCTGTATCCACCTGACTTCTAAACTGACCGTATGAAGCATCAATCCAATCAGCAAATCCGAGACTTCAGAGTCACCCAAGCTAATCCGCGCTCGCAAAATGCTGCCCCGCCCCATCAGCTTCGTACCCTGGGCCCGAAAGCCAAACTCTGAAAAGTCAATAACCTTGAGTT
It includes:
- the lysS gene encoding lysine--tRNA ligase; the protein is MRYYPPLRCRRSLPVASEIVELKTKQYRDAVAAGKFQDRFDKTHTAAAVQALREQVAPGHGDGPKVAVKTAGRVVAKREMGKAIFAQLHDVTGRIQVYLNKGGESAAIFESFKDDVAIGDFVGVEGDLFITRTGELTIQVRQFALLNKAIQTLPEKFHGIEDVETRYRQRYLDLVMNPEAREVALKRIAVIRVLRRVLEDEGFLEVETPVLQTTPSGALARPFYTHHNALDIECTLRIAPETWLKRLVGGGMDRVFEFARCFRNEGISHAHLQDFTMLEFYAAYWNWDDQRRFVTKMLRKVIEDAFGVTKMSVRGHEIDFSGEWPVYTLHDLLLRDADIDITKLTTREQLLVAAKERDLYEEDLESLSWANLVDALYKKVSRPKLIQPCFVTKYPAEMAPLARKNAEDPNYVDIFQLLVAGVELVKAYSELVDPLDQRERLEEQAAARQAGDDEAMPMDDDFVLAMEHGFPPMAGVGVGIDRLVAILCGQDNIKEAVLFPLMRPVGGG
- a CDS encoding AAA family ATPase, which gives rise to MSDVVARDKKIKISRDFATASSGPAPSPSCNLKRSLSCCGGRGYQVGTQGPLAHASICSCVAACPACLGRARLVEGNHSRPCHTPMPNVVANLINAGMIPARYAGAEVEKFRNFSGNGQQVVAELRSWRSRFAPGDVLSGGAGKGFIIEGPVGVGKTYLLAALAKDFAEKGWSVRFTDFFQLLGELKAGFSQGKADAAQLAPLIDVDVLFIDELGKGRNNDFELTILDQLVCGRYNQNKPIIASTNYKLRGRNFEVHGNLDDAPTSSSTAFAGDRFTNLEQRIGVRIFSRLAEMCSFVELRGDDYRREELRRGGAY
- a CDS encoding aminoacyl-tRNA hydrolase, encoding MLVVVNIRIPESEFEFGYARGSGPGGQNVNKVNSKVVLTWNCQTSPSLTPAVKKRFLERYASRLRSDGAVVISSDRFRDQKRNADDCRDKLAAMIEEVRLAPIERRPTKPTRGSKERRLQTKSRDKAKKESRRKVDY